A portion of the Tenacibaculum todarodis genome contains these proteins:
- a CDS encoding efflux RND transporter permease subunit, which translates to MSKMNKKVDKEFGLSSWAINNKTTMYVVMAVIFYLGVSAFFEMPRESFPEIKETKIYISTPFFGNTAEDIEKLITDPLEEKLKTVSNVVEITSTSQEDYSMVIVEFDENIEVKDAKQKVKDEIDSETSSEDWPTFNGAKVEPNVFALSMSEEMPILNINISGDYTVGKLKEFGEYLQDEIEGLQEIKQVDIRGVQDKEVEVAVDIYKMQAAKVSFGDIINTINGGNSTMSAGNLITSGQRRTIRILGEIEKPSDLENFVVKSEKGNSIYLKDVAEVKFKEKDITTYARKSGEQVVMLDVKKRAGSNMVAAAEQIRIMVEDAKANVFPPDLEVSITNDQSSVTIAAVDDLVNNILFGVILVVVVLMFFLGFKNAIFVGFAIPMSMFMSLMILNMLGYTLNTMILFGLIMGLGMLVDNGIVVVENVYRLMDEEGMSRIKAAKKGIGEIAFPIIISTATTVAAFIPLGLWPGVMGEFMKLLPITLGIVLSSSLVVAIFFNSVLVSDYMSTEDEDMPIKRIIIMTVIMTIIGVLIYLIGGTYRGLGMLMIFTAIMLWVYRLFLRKLANAFQNKVLPRLENWYERQLRRALSKSRPYWLIGGTFALLIISFIAFGASVASQRTKIEFFPDNKPNQIIVYIEYPQGTDIEKTNVITKEIEKKVYTVLNDSQYTDGDYNFLVESAVSQVGEGAGNPTADAGGGGELPHKGKITASMREYKYRRGEDSELLRQKVQAALVGIYPGVLISVEKDANGPPAGAPINIEIEGDDYVELISTAERMRDFINSKSIPGVDEIKIDVNKDKPGMQVVVDRKKAGELGVNASQVGQQIRNSIFGAKAGIYKEDGEDYDIYVRFNKANRYNSSAIFNQKITFRDNTGQIKEIPISAVADHRNNSGFSAIKHKDVKRVVTVYSQLSPGFTDAGAIVAQVQNEMNSFENLPENIKIDYTGQIEEQNKQMAFLMGALLTGLGLIFFILIFQFNSISKPTIIMISILLSLIGVFGGMVITGSSFVIMMTMMGIISLAGIVVNNGVVLLDYAQLLIDRKKNDLGLDESEYLETNDLFEAIVKAGKARLRPVLLTAITTILGLIPLAIGFNINFFTLFSDLDPKIYMGGDNVVFWGPLAWTVIYGLIIATFLTLIAVPILFYLITRFNMWFKGNTTSNEVIDQHVFEVEKRLE; encoded by the coding sequence ATGTCAAAAATGAACAAAAAAGTGGATAAAGAATTTGGCTTATCCTCTTGGGCAATTAACAACAAAACTACAATGTATGTGGTTATGGCTGTTATATTTTATCTTGGTGTTTCTGCATTTTTTGAAATGCCTCGTGAAAGCTTTCCGGAAATAAAAGAAACTAAAATTTATATAAGTACGCCTTTCTTTGGAAATACTGCTGAAGATATTGAGAAGCTAATTACAGATCCGTTAGAAGAAAAACTAAAAACGGTAAGTAATGTTGTAGAAATTACGTCTACTTCTCAGGAAGATTACTCAATGGTTATTGTTGAGTTTGATGAAAATATTGAAGTAAAAGATGCAAAACAGAAGGTTAAAGACGAAATAGATTCTGAAACTTCAAGTGAAGATTGGCCAACTTTTAATGGAGCAAAAGTAGAACCAAATGTATTTGCTTTAAGTATGTCTGAAGAAATGCCAATTCTAAATATTAATATTTCTGGTGATTATACCGTAGGAAAATTAAAAGAATTTGGTGAGTATCTTCAAGATGAAATAGAAGGATTGCAAGAAATTAAGCAAGTAGATATTCGTGGAGTTCAGGATAAAGAAGTTGAAGTTGCTGTTGATATTTACAAAATGCAAGCGGCTAAAGTAAGCTTTGGCGATATTATAAACACAATAAACGGCGGGAATTCAACAATGTCTGCGGGTAATTTAATTACAAGTGGTCAGCGTAGAACTATTAGAATACTTGGTGAAATTGAAAAACCTTCAGATTTAGAAAACTTTGTTGTAAAATCTGAAAAGGGAAATTCTATTTACTTAAAAGATGTTGCAGAAGTAAAGTTTAAAGAAAAAGACATTACAACTTACGCTAGAAAATCAGGTGAACAGGTTGTTATGTTAGACGTTAAAAAACGTGCAGGTTCTAATATGGTTGCTGCTGCAGAGCAAATTAGAATTATGGTTGAGGACGCTAAAGCAAATGTATTTCCGCCAGACTTAGAGGTTAGTATTACAAACGATCAATCTTCTGTAACCATTGCAGCTGTTGACGATTTGGTAAACAATATCCTTTTTGGAGTTATTTTAGTAGTAGTAGTTTTAATGTTCTTTTTAGGATTTAAAAACGCAATTTTTGTTGGTTTTGCAATTCCAATGTCAATGTTTATGTCTTTAATGATATTAAACATGTTGGGTTATACATTAAATACTATGATTCTCTTCGGGTTAATTATGGGACTGGGAATGTTGGTAGATAACGGAATTGTGGTTGTAGAAAACGTATATCGTTTAATGGATGAAGAAGGAATGAGCAGAATTAAAGCTGCTAAAAAAGGAATTGGTGAAATTGCATTTCCTATTATTATTTCAACAGCAACAACAGTTGCCGCATTTATTCCTTTAGGTTTATGGCCAGGCGTTATGGGAGAATTTATGAAACTTTTGCCAATAACATTAGGTATTGTGTTAAGTTCTTCTTTAGTAGTTGCCATATTTTTCAATTCGGTTTTAGTCTCTGATTATATGAGTACTGAAGATGAAGATATGCCAATAAAGAGAATAATTATTATGACAGTAATTATGACAATTATTGGAGTTCTAATTTATCTTATTGGAGGAACTTATAGAGGTTTAGGAATGTTAATGATTTTCACTGCAATAATGCTTTGGGTGTATCGATTGTTTTTACGAAAACTGGCAAACGCGTTTCAAAACAAAGTGTTACCGCGTTTAGAAAACTGGTATGAACGCCAATTGAGAAGAGCGTTATCTAAGTCTAGACCTTATTGGTTAATTGGAGGAACATTTGCTTTATTAATTATTTCATTTATAGCTTTTGGAGCTTCAGTTGCAAGTCAGCGAACAAAGATTGAGTTTTTTCCAGATAATAAACCAAATCAAATTATTGTGTATATCGAATATCCACAAGGAACCGATATTGAAAAAACGAATGTAATTACTAAAGAAATTGAAAAGAAAGTATATACAGTTTTAAATGATTCTCAATATACAGATGGAGATTATAATTTCTTAGTAGAAAGCGCCGTTTCTCAAGTTGGTGAAGGAGCAGGAAACCCGACAGCAGATGCTGGTGGAGGTGGAGAATTACCACATAAAGGGAAAATTACCGCTTCAATGCGAGAGTATAAATACCGTAGAGGAGAAGATAGTGAGTTGCTTCGTCAAAAAGTACAGGCTGCTTTGGTAGGAATTTATCCAGGAGTTTTAATTTCGGTTGAAAAAGATGCAAATGGACCTCCAGCAGGAGCGCCAATCAATATTGAAATTGAAGGAGATGATTATGTAGAGTTGATTTCTACAGCAGAAAGAATGCGAGATTTTATCAACTCTAAAAGTATTCCTGGAGTAGATGAGATTAAGATAGATGTAAATAAAGATAAACCTGGTATGCAGGTTGTTGTAGATAGAAAAAAAGCGGGAGAGTTAGGTGTAAATGCATCGCAAGTTGGTCAGCAAATACGTAATTCTATTTTTGGAGCAAAAGCAGGAATCTATAAAGAAGATGGCGAAGATTATGATATTTATGTTCGTTTTAATAAAGCAAATAGATATAATTCTAGTGCTATTTTCAATCAGAAAATAACATTTAGAGATAATACGGGACAAATAAAAGAAATTCCTATTTCTGCTGTTGCAGATCATAGAAATAACTCAGGATTTAGTGCAATTAAGCACAAGGATGTTAAGCGAGTTGTTACTGTGTATTCTCAATTATCACCTGGGTTTACAGATGCTGGAGCAATTGTAGCACAAGTTCAAAATGAGATGAATTCTTTTGAAAACTTGCCAGAAAACATCAAAATAGATTATACAGGTCAAATCGAAGAACAGAACAAGCAAATGGCTTTCTTAATGGGAGCTTTATTGACTGGTTTGGGGTTAATTTTCTTCATTTTAATCTTCCAATTTAATTCTATTTCAAAGCCAACAATAATCATGATTTCTATTCTTTTAAGTTTAATTGGTGTATTTGGCGGAATGGTAATTACAGGTTCTTCTTTTGTTATTATGATGACAATGATGGGTATTATTTCGCTTGCGGGAATTGTAGTAAACAATGGAGTGGTGCTCTTAGATTACGCCCAACTTTTAATAGATAGAAAGAAAAATGATTTAGGTTTAGATGAATCTGAATATTTAGAAACTAATGATTTATTTGAAGCAATAGTTAAAGCAGGTAAAGCACGTTTACGTCCAGTTTTATTAACGGCAATTACAACTATACTTGGTTTAATACCGTTGGCAATTGGTTTTAATATTAACTTCTTTACTTTATTTTCGGACCTTGATCCAAAAATATATATGGGAGGAGATAATGTTGTTTTCTGGGGGCCTTTAGCTTGGACAGTAATTTACGGTTTAATTATAGCAACCTTTTTAACGTTAATTGCAGTGCCAATTTTATTCTATCTAATTACTAGATTTAATATGTGGTTTAAGGGAAATACAACTTCTAATGAAGTAATTGACCAACATGTCTTTGAAGTTGAAAAACGTTTAGAGTAA
- a CDS encoding regulatory protein RecX, which translates to MGKKSFTVEEIKRKIEHYCAYQDRCHKEVEAKLKEYSVIPEARELILLSLMNDNFLNEERFSKSFARGKFRIKKWGKQRIVRELKFKDISAYNIKTALKEIDEVEYINSFNELAEKRLKQITETDIYKKRKKLADYLLYRGWESSLVYAKINELITKK; encoded by the coding sequence ATGGGTAAAAAATCTTTTACTGTTGAAGAGATAAAAAGAAAAATAGAACATTATTGTGCCTACCAAGACCGCTGTCATAAAGAGGTAGAAGCCAAACTTAAAGAATATAGCGTTATTCCTGAAGCAAGAGAATTAATTCTTTTAAGTTTAATGAATGATAATTTTTTAAACGAAGAACGCTTTTCAAAGAGTTTTGCACGCGGAAAATTCAGAATAAAAAAATGGGGAAAACAACGTATTGTTAGAGAATTGAAATTTAAAGACATTTCGGCATATAATATTAAAACAGCTTTAAAAGAAATTGATGAGGTTGAGTATATTAATTCATTTAATGAACTAGCTGAAAAAAGACTCAAACAAATTACGGAAACAGATATTTATAAAAAGCGTAAAAAGCTAGCTGATTATTTATTGTATAGAGGTTGGGAAAGTAGTTTGGTTTATGCGAAAATAAATGAATTAATTACAAAAAAATAA
- a CDS encoding T9SS type A sorting domain-containing protein has product MKKIITLTLFLTSVFSFGQMLENAPWSNNVDASRAGKPTLEEISAAAETYFSTIDINKKGSGYKPFKRWQYNWSRNLNTDGTIRSKEDLLKAWKQKKELNSRTQSRTDISNWTPLGPFTNSNTHNATNAKQTGQGRVNAIAVDPSNSNTYYVGTPAGGLWRSTNSGLDWTPLTDELPQIGVSGIAIHPTNSNIIYIATGDDDAADTYAVGVWKSIDGGTSWNNTGNIPGNPNSMNEIYIIPNSPETILVATSTGIHKTINGGTNWTTSLSLNVGNTPQGTNAGLDLKMKPGNPNIWYASSRNSFYKSTDAGSTFTQKIVTGLANSTKLIMDVTVANNNYVYLLSYLSNSGPNSNGFNGIYKSTNSGETFTKTNETSDIFGGSQAWYDLAFTVSSNDADILYVGVLDVWKSNNGGNSFTKINSWDNPNQNSYTHADIHFMRFIDGNFFAGTDGGIYVSTDEGSSFTDLTKNLAISQFYKISVSPQNYQALAGGLQDNGGFGYKNGEWRNYHGADGMEGIVDPNNEKKYYGFIQNGRQLHITENGGESRSAALLSPDNRQGEWVTPLASNKNGDIYAGYDQLFVLSGFSWTQISNQSFGGNLDVIEIDPINTSNIYVSNGAALYRSKDKGINFKEFTIGGNITSIEISNNNSNTAWFTTQLGVFKSENILDDTPTFTNITGNLPSESKLIVKHHERSGNNTIYVGTALGVYFINDDLAVWETFDTGLPNTQIIDLAINEEDSKLIAATYGRGIFISDMPRQLPNNDVRLVSINNPINGISCEESIIPEIKIKNQGVNTINSITINYKIDEGAINTFSWSGSLTSEEIEDILLPELGSLTIGSHTLNIEVVIADDTYSNNIANTVFSINENNSSPITVNTFESNSDELLTETSNAPVWDIGRVNKLLLSSPEGQRAYSTSLNTNYPDQTTAYLYTNCYDLSEVSNPELAFKMGFDLELGFDYLLVEYSTNFGAEWNVLGTSSDPNWYNDSATSTSQGAPLPGNQWTGEGENVNPSDGLSNATAKDYSYDLSAFTNETNIVFRFKFSSDQNTNEEGVVIDNLVINGVLSTDNFNLLNNIAIYPNPSDSVFNINWNTGEALNIRVFDITGKQVFTKKNITNNSYQLDLDGYAQGIYLLNMNMNGKTATKKIILK; this is encoded by the coding sequence ATGAAAAAAATAATTACTCTTACTCTTTTTTTAACTTCAGTATTTTCTTTTGGACAAATGCTGGAAAATGCACCTTGGTCCAATAATGTTGATGCTAGTAGAGCAGGAAAACCTACATTAGAAGAAATATCAGCTGCAGCAGAAACTTATTTTAGTACAATAGACATCAACAAAAAAGGTAGTGGATATAAGCCTTTTAAAAGATGGCAATACAATTGGTCTAGAAACTTAAATACAGACGGAACAATAAGGTCTAAAGAAGACTTATTGAAAGCCTGGAAACAGAAAAAAGAATTAAATAGTAGAACACAATCTAGAACTGATATTAGCAATTGGACACCATTAGGTCCGTTTACAAATTCTAACACTCATAATGCAACAAACGCAAAACAAACTGGACAAGGGCGTGTTAATGCAATAGCTGTTGATCCAAGTAATTCAAATACATATTATGTTGGTACACCAGCTGGTGGACTTTGGAGATCTACAAATTCTGGTCTAGATTGGACACCTTTAACAGATGAGCTACCTCAAATTGGAGTGTCAGGAATTGCAATTCACCCAACTAACTCAAATATTATATACATAGCTACAGGAGATGATGATGCAGCTGATACATATGCAGTAGGAGTATGGAAATCCATTGATGGTGGTACTTCTTGGAATAATACTGGTAACATTCCTGGAAACCCAAACTCTATGAATGAAATTTATATCATTCCAAATAGTCCAGAAACTATTTTAGTTGCTACTTCTACCGGAATTCATAAAACAATAAATGGGGGAACAAATTGGACAACTTCTTTAAGTTTAAACGTAGGGAATACACCACAAGGTACAAATGCTGGATTAGATTTAAAAATGAAACCTGGCAATCCTAATATTTGGTATGCTTCTTCTCGTAATAGTTTTTATAAATCTACAGATGCAGGAAGTACATTTACACAAAAAATCGTTACGGGTCTTGCCAATTCTACAAAACTTATAATGGACGTTACTGTAGCCAATAACAATTATGTTTATCTTCTAAGTTACCTAAGTAATAGTGGACCGAACTCAAATGGATTTAATGGTATTTATAAATCTACAAATAGTGGAGAAACATTTACTAAAACCAATGAAACTAGTGATATTTTTGGTGGCTCTCAAGCTTGGTATGATTTAGCATTTACTGTTTCATCTAACGATGCCGATATTTTATATGTTGGTGTTTTAGATGTTTGGAAATCTAATAACGGAGGAAATAGTTTTACTAAAATTAACTCTTGGGACAACCCAAATCAAAACTCTTATACACATGCTGATATTCATTTTATGCGCTTTATTGATGGTAATTTTTTTGCAGGAACAGATGGAGGAATCTATGTTTCTACAGATGAAGGTAGTAGTTTTACCGATTTAACTAAAAACCTGGCAATCAGTCAATTTTACAAAATCTCTGTATCCCCACAAAATTATCAAGCTTTAGCTGGAGGTCTACAAGACAATGGTGGATTTGGATACAAAAATGGTGAATGGAGAAACTACCATGGAGCAGATGGTATGGAAGGAATTGTTGACCCTAACAATGAAAAAAAATACTATGGGTTTATTCAAAACGGAAGACAATTACATATTACTGAAAATGGCGGTGAAAGTAGGTCAGCCGCTTTACTTTCACCAGATAATCGTCAAGGAGAATGGGTAACACCATTAGCTTCAAATAAAAATGGAGATATATATGCAGGTTACGATCAACTTTTTGTATTATCTGGCTTCAGTTGGACACAAATTTCTAACCAATCTTTTGGAGGAAACCTAGATGTAATAGAAATAGATCCAATAAACACTAGCAACATATACGTTTCTAATGGAGCTGCTCTATATAGAAGTAAAGATAAGGGTATTAATTTTAAAGAGTTTACAATTGGAGGAAACATAACTTCAATTGAAATTAGCAACAATAACTCTAATACAGCTTGGTTTACAACACAGCTTGGAGTTTTTAAGAGTGAAAACATCTTAGACGACACACCAACGTTCACTAACATTACCGGAAATTTACCTTCAGAATCTAAACTAATAGTAAAGCACCATGAAAGAAGTGGAAATAATACTATTTATGTAGGTACAGCTTTAGGTGTTTATTTTATAAATGATGACTTAGCTGTTTGGGAAACTTTTGACACAGGCTTACCTAACACTCAAATTATAGATTTAGCAATTAACGAAGAAGACTCAAAATTAATTGCCGCTACATATGGAAGAGGAATATTTATCTCAGACATGCCAAGACAATTACCAAATAATGATGTACGATTAGTTTCCATTAACAACCCTATAAATGGTATTAGCTGTGAGGAAAGTATAATTCCTGAAATTAAAATAAAAAACCAGGGAGTTAACACTATAAACTCAATTACAATTAACTATAAAATAGATGAAGGAGCAATCAATACTTTTTCATGGTCAGGGTCTTTAACTTCAGAAGAGATTGAAGATATTTTATTACCAGAATTAGGCAGCCTTACTATTGGCTCACATACTTTAAATATTGAGGTTGTTATAGCTGACGATACTTATAGTAATAATATTGCCAATACTGTATTTTCAATAAATGAAAATAATTCTAGTCCTATAACAGTTAATACTTTTGAATCTAATTCAGATGAACTTTTAACTGAAACATCTAATGCTCCAGTTTGGGATATAGGTAGAGTTAATAAGTTATTATTATCAAGTCCAGAAGGACAAAGAGCATACTCAACAAGTTTAAACACTAATTATCCTGACCAAACAACTGCTTACCTTTATACTAATTGCTATGATCTGAGTGAAGTTAGCAACCCAGAATTAGCATTTAAGATGGGATTTGATTTAGAGCTAGGTTTCGACTACCTTCTTGTTGAATACTCAACAAATTTTGGTGCAGAGTGGAATGTTTTAGGTACTTCTTCTGACCCAAACTGGTATAATGATTCTGCAACATCAACATCGCAAGGAGCTCCATTACCAGGTAACCAATGGACTGGAGAAGGAGAGAACGTAAACCCAAGTGACGGACTATCAAACGCAACTGCAAAAGATTATAGCTATGATTTATCTGCTTTTACAAACGAAACAAATATTGTTTTTAGATTTAAATTCTCTTCGGATCAAAACACAAATGAAGAAGGAGTAGTAATTGACAACTTAGTAATTAACGGAGTATTATCTACAGATAATTTCAATTTACTAAATAATATAGCTATTTACCCAAACCCTTCAGATAGTGTTTTTAACATTAACTGGAATACAGGTGAAGCTTTAAATATTAGAGTTTTTGATATTACTGGTAAACAAGTTTTTACTAAAAAGAATATTACAAACAATTCTTATCAATTAGATTTAGATGGCTACGCACAGGGTATTTATCTTTTAAACATGAATATGAATGGCAAAACAGCTACCAAGAAAATCATTTTAAAATAG
- a CDS encoding nuclear transport factor 2 family protein: MKKMFLTILFLSLMSACKKEQTTDNSEYTKLTKQQINNTVNNWHKAASEANFENYFNIMDNISVFIGTDASENWSKSEFSKFSKPYFDKGKAWSFQTLERNIYVNENKDFAWFDELLNTWMGVSRGSGVLEKKGNNWKLKHYVLSVTVPNDNINQVININKVKDSLFLTTKFKDSIKK; encoded by the coding sequence ATGAAAAAAATGTTTTTAACAATACTTTTTCTAAGCTTAATGTCCGCTTGTAAAAAAGAACAAACTACAGATAATTCTGAATACACAAAATTAACAAAACAACAAATAAACAATACAGTAAACAACTGGCATAAAGCTGCATCTGAAGCTAATTTTGAAAATTACTTTAATATAATGGATAATATTTCTGTTTTTATTGGTACTGATGCTAGTGAAAATTGGAGTAAATCAGAATTTTCAAAATTTAGTAAACCTTATTTTGACAAAGGAAAAGCTTGGAGTTTTCAAACTTTAGAAAGAAATATTTATGTAAATGAAAATAAAGATTTTGCTTGGTTTGATGAACTATTAAATACATGGATGGGAGTCAGTAGAGGCTCAGGAGTACTTGAAAAAAAAGGAAATAACTGGAAATTAAAACACTATGTTCTTTCAGTAACAGTACCTAATGATAATATAAATCAGGTTATTAACATAAATAAAGTGAAAGATTCACTATTTTTGACGACTAAATTCAAAGATTCCATTAAAAAATAA